One window of Oreochromis niloticus isolate F11D_XX linkage group LG23, O_niloticus_UMD_NMBU, whole genome shotgun sequence genomic DNA carries:
- the LOC109199907 gene encoding OX-2 membrane glycoprotein-like isoform X3 — protein MNGVEWSDKEMSFFGLLCYIIAVFISGAFDKGQTAVIQTQQTVLAAVGEDAEFSCQLLETKDVLQVTWQKISHDVETNVATYSKYFGQRVNDGFTDKFKFKHTGLQNCSIVIRNVMQQDEGCYHCLFNTYPEGSFTGTPCLHVYELHEPVVDVRESNSTEEWVVSCSATGRPAPTVTLSVSQQDLNFSQYNTVSVSNTNATFTVTTTAVVSGSRKHSTQVGCAALVLSAPHREVMVTIHYNGDDDDGLDKKSASNHRQLELDHFQSNEVTLSAEGKRLLRSIFLEYNGATILQCLFQYFVLFIYSLFFFDTRKMVLFIKSLVLVFC, from the exons atgaatggagtTGAATGGAGTGACAAGGAAATGTCCTTCTTCGGActtttatgttatattattgctgtttttatttctggaGCCTTTGACAAAG GCCAGACAGCagtgatccaaacacagcagactGTGCTGGCAGCAGTGGGAGAAGATGCTGAATTCAGCTGTCAGCTCTTGGAGACTAAAGATGTCCTTCAGGTCACATGGCAGAAAATCTCCCATGATGTGGAGACAAATGTTGCCACTTACAGCAAGTACTTTGGTCAGAGAGTGAATGATGGCTTTACAGATAAATTTAAGTTTAAACATACTGGACTACAGAACTGCTCCATAGTCATCAGGAATGTAATGCAGCAGGATGAAGGATGCTATCACTGTCTGTTTAACACTTATCCTGAAGGCTCCTTCACAGGTACACCCTGCCTGCATGTCTATG AGCTGCATGAACctgttgttgatgtcagagagtCAAACTCTACTGAAGAGTGGGTTGTTTCCTGTTCAGCCACTGGTCGACCTGCTCCCACTGTAACACTCAGTGTCTCACAACAAGACCTCAACTTCTCACAGTACAACactgtcagtgtgtccaacacCAACGCTACATTCACTGTCACCACTACAGCTGTGGTCTCAGGTTCACGTAAACACAGCACACAGGTGGGATGTGCAGCACTAGTGCTCTCTGCTCCTCACAGAGAGGTGATGGTGACGATTCATTAtaatggtgatgatgatgatg gTTTGGATAAGAAGTCAGCATCTAATCACAGACAATTAG aatTGGATCATTTTCAATCAAATGAGGTGACACTCAGCGCAGAAGGCAAGCGCCTCCTAAGAAGTATCTTTCTTGAATACAATGGTGCTACAATTTTACAATGTTTATTTCAGTActttgttctgtttatttattctttgtttttctttgatacAAGGAAAATGGTGCTGTTTATAAAAAgtcttgtcttggtcttttGTTAG
- the LOC109199907 gene encoding OX-2 membrane glycoprotein-like isoform X1, whose translation MNGVEWSDKEMSFFGLLCYIIAVFISGAFDKGQTAVIQTQQTVLAAVGEDAEFSCQLLETKDVLQVTWQKISHDVETNVATYSKYFGQRVNDGFTDKFKFKHTGLQNCSIVIRNVMQQDEGCYHCLFNTYPEGSFTGTPCLHVYELHEPVVDVRESNSTEEWVVSCSATGRPAPTVTLSVSQQDLNFSQYNTVSVSNTNATFTVTTTAVVSGSRKHSTQVGCAALVLSAPHREVMVTIHYNGDDDDGLDKKSASNHRQLGFQSFCPLYCWWPVLLHSFFSGIEKDECSERGRQPQTRNLRAELDHFQSNEVTLSAEGKRLLRSIFLEYNGATILQCLFQYFVLFIYSLFFFDTRKMVLFIKSLVLVFC comes from the exons atgaatggagtTGAATGGAGTGACAAGGAAATGTCCTTCTTCGGActtttatgttatattattgctgtttttatttctggaGCCTTTGACAAAG GCCAGACAGCagtgatccaaacacagcagactGTGCTGGCAGCAGTGGGAGAAGATGCTGAATTCAGCTGTCAGCTCTTGGAGACTAAAGATGTCCTTCAGGTCACATGGCAGAAAATCTCCCATGATGTGGAGACAAATGTTGCCACTTACAGCAAGTACTTTGGTCAGAGAGTGAATGATGGCTTTACAGATAAATTTAAGTTTAAACATACTGGACTACAGAACTGCTCCATAGTCATCAGGAATGTAATGCAGCAGGATGAAGGATGCTATCACTGTCTGTTTAACACTTATCCTGAAGGCTCCTTCACAGGTACACCCTGCCTGCATGTCTATG AGCTGCATGAACctgttgttgatgtcagagagtCAAACTCTACTGAAGAGTGGGTTGTTTCCTGTTCAGCCACTGGTCGACCTGCTCCCACTGTAACACTCAGTGTCTCACAACAAGACCTCAACTTCTCACAGTACAACactgtcagtgtgtccaacacCAACGCTACATTCACTGTCACCACTACAGCTGTGGTCTCAGGTTCACGTAAACACAGCACACAGGTGGGATGTGCAGCACTAGTGCTCTCTGCTCCTCACAGAGAGGTGATGGTGACGATTCATTAtaatggtgatgatgatgatg gTTTGGATAAGAAGTCAGCATCTAATCACAGACAATTAG GATTTCAGTCATTCTGTCCTCTCTATTGTTGGTGGCCTGTGTTACTGCACTCTTTTTTTTCGGGTATAGAAAAAGATGAGTGCAGTGAAAGGGGCAGACAACCGCAGACCAGAAACCTCAGAGCAG aatTGGATCATTTTCAATCAAATGAGGTGACACTCAGCGCAGAAGGCAAGCGCCTCCTAAGAAGTATCTTTCTTGAATACAATGGTGCTACAATTTTACAATGTTTATTTCAGTActttgttctgtttatttattctttgtttttctttgatacAAGGAAAATGGTGCTGTTTATAAAAAgtcttgtcttggtcttttGTTAG
- the LOC109199907 gene encoding OX-2 membrane glycoprotein-like isoform X4 produces MNGVEWSDKEMSFFGLLCYIIAVFISGAFDKGQTAVIQTQQTVLAAVGEDAEFSCQLLETKDVLQVTWQKISHDVETNVATYSKYFGQRVNDGFTDKFKFKHTGLQNCSIVIRNVMQQDEGCYHCLFNTYPEGSFTGTPCLHVYELHEPVVDVRESNSTEEWVVSCSATGRPAPTVTLSVSQQDLNFSQYNTVSVSNTNATFTVTTTAVVSGSRKHSTQVGCAALVLSAPHREVMVTIHYNGDDDDGLDKKSASNHRQLGARISVILSSLLLVACVTALFFFGYRKR; encoded by the exons atgaatggagtTGAATGGAGTGACAAGGAAATGTCCTTCTTCGGActtttatgttatattattgctgtttttatttctggaGCCTTTGACAAAG GCCAGACAGCagtgatccaaacacagcagactGTGCTGGCAGCAGTGGGAGAAGATGCTGAATTCAGCTGTCAGCTCTTGGAGACTAAAGATGTCCTTCAGGTCACATGGCAGAAAATCTCCCATGATGTGGAGACAAATGTTGCCACTTACAGCAAGTACTTTGGTCAGAGAGTGAATGATGGCTTTACAGATAAATTTAAGTTTAAACATACTGGACTACAGAACTGCTCCATAGTCATCAGGAATGTAATGCAGCAGGATGAAGGATGCTATCACTGTCTGTTTAACACTTATCCTGAAGGCTCCTTCACAGGTACACCCTGCCTGCATGTCTATG AGCTGCATGAACctgttgttgatgtcagagagtCAAACTCTACTGAAGAGTGGGTTGTTTCCTGTTCAGCCACTGGTCGACCTGCTCCCACTGTAACACTCAGTGTCTCACAACAAGACCTCAACTTCTCACAGTACAACactgtcagtgtgtccaacacCAACGCTACATTCACTGTCACCACTACAGCTGTGGTCTCAGGTTCACGTAAACACAGCACACAGGTGGGATGTGCAGCACTAGTGCTCTCTGCTCCTCACAGAGAGGTGATGGTGACGATTCATTAtaatggtgatgatgatgatg gTTTGGATAAGAAGTCAGCATCTAATCACAGACAATTAG GAGCCAGGATTTCAGTCATTCTGTCCTCTCTATTGTTGGTGGCCTGTGTTACTGCACTCTTTTTTTTCGGGTATAGAAAAAGATGA